The following coding sequences lie in one Syngnathoides biaculeatus isolate LvHL_M chromosome 16, ASM1980259v1, whole genome shotgun sequence genomic window:
- the rdh8a gene encoding retinol dehydrogenase 8a isoform X3, whose translation MRDLKKKNKLVEAAGDAYGKNLVLLPLDVCSDESVKQCVNSVGDRHIDILINNAGVGLLGPVESISIDEMKRVFETNFFGVVRMIKEVMPDMKKRRSGHIVVMSSVMGLQGVVFNDVYTASKFAMEGFCESMAVQLMKFNVRLSMIEPGPVHTEFETKMMEDVAKMEYPGADADTVRYFKDVYLPSSTDIFEAMGQTPEDIAKCTKKVIESSSPRFRNLTNSLYTPVVALKYADETGGLSVNTFYNLLFNFGPLMHITMSILKCLTCSCLRRRTLSPN comes from the exons ATGCGGGacctgaagaagaagaacaagctgGTGGAGGCGGCGGGAGACGCCTACGGGAAGAACTTGGTGCTGCTGCCGCTGGACGTGTGCAGCGACGAATCGGTCAAGCAGTGCGTGAACAGCGTCGGCGACCGCCATATCGATATCTTGA TCAACAACGCAGGCGTGGGCCTGCTGGGCCCCGTGGAGAGCATCAGCATCGACGAGATGAAGCGAGTGTTCGAGACCAACTTCTTCGGCGTGGTGCGGATGATCAAAGAGGTGATGCCCGACATGAAGAAGAGGCGCTCCGGGCACATCGTGGTCATGAGCAGCGTGATGGGCCTTCAGG GAGTCGTCTTCAACGACGTTTACACGGCTTCCAAGTTCGCCATGGAGGGATTTTGCGAGAGCATGGCCGTGCAGCTGATGAAGTTCAACGTCAG GTTGTCGATGATCGAGCCCGGCCCGGTGCACACGGAGTTCGAGACGAAGATGATGGAGGACGTGGCCAAGATGGAGTACCCCGGCGCGGACGCCGACACGGTCCGTTACTTCAAAGACGTCTACCTGCCGTCGTCGACGGACATCTTCGAGGCCATGGGGCAGACGCCAGAGGACATCGCCAAA tgcACTAAGAAAGTGATCGAGTCGAGCAGCCCCCGCTTCAGGAATCTGACCAACAGCTTGTACACCCCCGTCGTGGCGCTGAAGTACGCCGACGAGACCGGCGGCCTGTCCGTCAACACCTTTTACAACCTGCTTTTTAATTTCGGACCGCTTATGCACATcaccatgagcatcctcaagtgCCTGACGTGCAGCTGCCTGCGCCGACGCACCCTTTCGCCAAACTGA
- the rdh8a gene encoding retinol dehydrogenase 8a isoform X1, whose amino-acid sequence MANGGQKVVLITGCSSGIGLRIAVTLARDEKKRYHVIATMRDLKKKNKLVEAAGDAYGKNLVLLPLDVCSDESVKQCVNSVGDRHIDILINNAGVGLLGPVESISIDEMKRVFETNFFGVVRMIKEVMPDMKKRRSGHIVVMSSVMGLQGVVFNDVYTASKFAMEGFCESMAVQLMKFNVRLSMIEPGPVHTEFETKMMEDVAKMEYPGADADTVRYFKDVYLPSSTDIFEAMGQTPEDIAKCTKKVIESSSPRFRNLTNSLYTPVVALKYADETGGLSVNTFYNLLFNFGPLMHITMSILKCLTCSCLRRRTLSPN is encoded by the exons ATGGCGAACGGCGGCCAGAAAGTTGTGCTGATCACCGGCTGCTCCTCCGGCATCGGCCTGAGAATCGCCGTCACGCTGGCCAGAGATGAGAAGAAGCGTTACCATG TCATCGCGACCATGCGGGacctgaagaagaagaacaagctgGTGGAGGCGGCGGGAGACGCCTACGGGAAGAACTTGGTGCTGCTGCCGCTGGACGTGTGCAGCGACGAATCGGTCAAGCAGTGCGTGAACAGCGTCGGCGACCGCCATATCGATATCTTGA TCAACAACGCAGGCGTGGGCCTGCTGGGCCCCGTGGAGAGCATCAGCATCGACGAGATGAAGCGAGTGTTCGAGACCAACTTCTTCGGCGTGGTGCGGATGATCAAAGAGGTGATGCCCGACATGAAGAAGAGGCGCTCCGGGCACATCGTGGTCATGAGCAGCGTGATGGGCCTTCAGG GAGTCGTCTTCAACGACGTTTACACGGCTTCCAAGTTCGCCATGGAGGGATTTTGCGAGAGCATGGCCGTGCAGCTGATGAAGTTCAACGTCAG GTTGTCGATGATCGAGCCCGGCCCGGTGCACACGGAGTTCGAGACGAAGATGATGGAGGACGTGGCCAAGATGGAGTACCCCGGCGCGGACGCCGACACGGTCCGTTACTTCAAAGACGTCTACCTGCCGTCGTCGACGGACATCTTCGAGGCCATGGGGCAGACGCCAGAGGACATCGCCAAA tgcACTAAGAAAGTGATCGAGTCGAGCAGCCCCCGCTTCAGGAATCTGACCAACAGCTTGTACACCCCCGTCGTGGCGCTGAAGTACGCCGACGAGACCGGCGGCCTGTCCGTCAACACCTTTTACAACCTGCTTTTTAATTTCGGACCGCTTATGCACATcaccatgagcatcctcaagtgCCTGACGTGCAGCTGCCTGCGCCGACGCACCCTTTCGCCAAACTGA
- the rdh8a gene encoding retinol dehydrogenase 8a isoform X2, protein MRFFLTVARGHSNGKVIATMRDLKKKNKLVEAAGDAYGKNLVLLPLDVCSDESVKQCVNSVGDRHIDILINNAGVGLLGPVESISIDEMKRVFETNFFGVVRMIKEVMPDMKKRRSGHIVVMSSVMGLQGVVFNDVYTASKFAMEGFCESMAVQLMKFNVRLSMIEPGPVHTEFETKMMEDVAKMEYPGADADTVRYFKDVYLPSSTDIFEAMGQTPEDIAKCTKKVIESSSPRFRNLTNSLYTPVVALKYADETGGLSVNTFYNLLFNFGPLMHITMSILKCLTCSCLRRRTLSPN, encoded by the exons TCATCGCGACCATGCGGGacctgaagaagaagaacaagctgGTGGAGGCGGCGGGAGACGCCTACGGGAAGAACTTGGTGCTGCTGCCGCTGGACGTGTGCAGCGACGAATCGGTCAAGCAGTGCGTGAACAGCGTCGGCGACCGCCATATCGATATCTTGA TCAACAACGCAGGCGTGGGCCTGCTGGGCCCCGTGGAGAGCATCAGCATCGACGAGATGAAGCGAGTGTTCGAGACCAACTTCTTCGGCGTGGTGCGGATGATCAAAGAGGTGATGCCCGACATGAAGAAGAGGCGCTCCGGGCACATCGTGGTCATGAGCAGCGTGATGGGCCTTCAGG GAGTCGTCTTCAACGACGTTTACACGGCTTCCAAGTTCGCCATGGAGGGATTTTGCGAGAGCATGGCCGTGCAGCTGATGAAGTTCAACGTCAG GTTGTCGATGATCGAGCCCGGCCCGGTGCACACGGAGTTCGAGACGAAGATGATGGAGGACGTGGCCAAGATGGAGTACCCCGGCGCGGACGCCGACACGGTCCGTTACTTCAAAGACGTCTACCTGCCGTCGTCGACGGACATCTTCGAGGCCATGGGGCAGACGCCAGAGGACATCGCCAAA tgcACTAAGAAAGTGATCGAGTCGAGCAGCCCCCGCTTCAGGAATCTGACCAACAGCTTGTACACCCCCGTCGTGGCGCTGAAGTACGCCGACGAGACCGGCGGCCTGTCCGTCAACACCTTTTACAACCTGCTTTTTAATTTCGGACCGCTTATGCACATcaccatgagcatcctcaagtgCCTGACGTGCAGCTGCCTGCGCCGACGCACCCTTTCGCCAAACTGA